From the genome of Anopheles funestus chromosome 2RL, idAnoFuneDA-416_04, whole genome shotgun sequence:
CGGTTTTATGTAGAAAACAAAGCTCTCGTGTGGTAGTTAACGATTAGCATAATGGTAAGATAAAGTGAGATAGTATCATGGTACGGGAATCCTGTGGTAAGGACCTCAAaagacagagaaagagagagagcatgtgagtgaaaaaaaagcacgcgAGTGACTGCTGTTTTGTACATTGTGGAATGGGGCAGTGAAAAagcgaggtttttttttgttgtttatttgtttggtatATGCTCTCTTATTACTATTTGTGATGCGTACGTAAAGGGAAACGAAGGGAAGTCTAACAACAGTTGGGGgtattcaataaaaattgcGACTTATTCGGAGTACATAGTCTGTGGTAACGTTGAAGCGAACACGAACATTGTATATCATTCCTTTCATCAGGTTTTGCGAAATTTGCGTGTACGTGAACACACGCGAGAGGTGGGAAAAGTGGCTTCCTTACTTTGGCACATGCACAAAGGTACAATGTTGCATTGTACGAGGAGAAATAGGATGCATTAGCCAACACGAAATAGCGATTCATGATGAAGAATAAGTTACAAAATGTGTATTTAAAGAAAAGggcatttattttcaaatggaTACTGATGGTTACTGATTTTCGAATGGATCGTTGTGGGTCCTATTTCGTTATCTTATCTACTCTATTTGACAAGTATATGTTATAGACTTAGCTTCTGGTTCCTTTATcttcctttatttatttaggctTTTGAATAACTTGATAATGCCCCAGATAGTGGTAGATTAAAATCTCGACTTATCCATGTATTTTCCATCGTGCAGAATTAATTTATCTGATTAGGAGTAATTTAGGTGGTAGAAAGCAAACAATATAGACAAGATAAAGCAACGATCGTAACGCTTAAAATAGATCTATATGTTATGTTCAAACCTTTCTTTAATTACTGAGATAATCCTAAAGATTTGTACTGCAAAACGAATTGTTACACCAAACCAAGCAATATCAAATACTTGCCAGCAGGTGAGAATAGTTAAATACACTAACACACGAACGGCCAACGCCATGCTCCCGCCAGCCTACGCACAACGATCATATACGTAAATGCGTGCTGCGAATGCACACAAACCAAGAtgatgttgtttgtgtttgatcgGTCtctacaaaaccaaaaccagtATGTAATACTGGAGAGCAGCAATTCAACGCATTAGGGCGAGAAGGCAACAACCACCTTCCACACCGCCATACCGCTTGATTGTAGACAAGTTCAATACACAACAGACAAACAGAACTAAAAAATCACGCTCAACAATCACTCACGATCGGTGGTGTCTTATCTCGAGTGGAGATTATTATTGCGTACGTTCTGCTGGTCAGTCATCATAAAAAGCCTTAAAAAGAGAAACTGTGTGACAGTTCTGATAACGCATTGTTTAAGTTGATAAGAGTGGCTCGTGCGGGAAGCAAGATGCCTCGAACAACGGTGACGCTAGTTTCGATCGGGCTGTGTTTGCTGCTGGACGCCATTCAGTGTGCAACCGGTGACATAACATCGACGGTCCCCACAACAACCTCCAAAATGGCTGAGGTCCAACAGGTTTTCGAACAGCACGAGGTGATCCCCGATGTGATCGATGCTGCGCCGAAAGAGTTTGCGAGGGTGAGTAAAAAAATTCCATCGTCCAGCTGGAGTCTACAAGCGTTAcaaagttggttttgtttttggtacgcCAGATCTCCTACCCGAGCGGTGTCACCGTTAACGGTGGTAACGAGCTGCGTCCGACACAGGTTAAGGATCAACCGCGCGTCGAATGGACGGCCAAACCCGACACCTACTACACACTGTTCATGGTTGATCCGGACGCACCGAACCGTAAGGAGCCAAAGTTCCGTGAAATTGGCCACTGGTTGGTGGGTAACATTCCCGGCACCAAGGTAGAGGATGGTGACCATATGTACGCATTCGTTGGTTCCGGACCGCCGAACGGTAGCGGTTTGCATCGGTACGTGTTTCTGGTGTACGAACAGCCGGCCGGACGGATTGACTTTACGCAGGCACCGCGTGTCTCGAACCGCAGCCGCAACCATCGGGTAAACTACAAGCATCGCGAGTTTGTGCAGCAGTACGGACTTGGCGAGCTGGTGGCGGGAAATTTCTACCAGGCACAGTACGATGACTATGTGCCGACGCTGCACGCTCAGCTATCGTCCGGAACCGAGTAGCGATGATAAGCCGACTGTAAGCTAAGCAACTGATCTATGACTCCGATTCTGGattataacaaaaaactgGCAACAAGAATGTTGACAGCTATCAAGGTCTGATTGAGGCATGCGTAGTGTCATTATCACATCAAATATACCCTAATTAAGAAGCTTCGTGTGCTCTCTAATGATCGTTTTTGCTTGACTTAGCTGGCCACAGAATTCAATGACCTGTGCCGAGTTAGATAATCGATGCAAAAGCGAGAAACATCGGGTGAAAACATCAACTGTGATCCCCGGTGGAGTGTGGTGTTCTCCGTTCACTTTTCACGCGTTAAGGGGGGAAATTctacgcaaacacacacgcacggctGGTACCCACATAAGGGGCGAACCAGTTTTTCGCAACGCTTTGCAACAAGACATACGCGCATGTTCCTTAAAGTTTCAAGTGGGGATTTGTTTAAAAGGAAAATCTCACCACCGTCCCGGCGACAGTTCGTGCGCACTGCTTGCGTCCTCCACTGTTTTCTGCGCTGCGTTAAGGATGTCCACAGTACgtggtgttgtgttgttggtgATGTGTTTGCTTCTGCTAGAATCGCGCGCCTCAGATATACTGAACGATGCGCATGTGTATCGTGCATTCGCTTCGTACGAAGTAGTCCCGGATGTGGTCGATGAGGCACCCGACTGTTGGGCTCGTGCGTCTTTCAAAAGTGGCCGCCAGGCAGAGGGCGGTAATCGACTAACGCCGACTCAAATTCGAAACCCACCCGTCGTCACGTGGAACTCGAACGAACGCGCCCTCTACACACTGATCCTGACGGATCCGGATGTACCGTCGCGCGATGATCCTCGCTACAGAGAATTCATCCACTGGGCGGTCGGGAACATTCCCGGCAATGATATCGATCGTGGAGAAACGCTCGTCGAGTACCTCGGTGCCGTAACAGCTCGGGGAACCGGATTGCATCGGTTCGTGCTGCTGGTGTTCGAGCATCTTCAGAAGCTGGACTTTTCCGGCGAACCCAGGATCTCGGCACAGTGCGGTACGGTGCGGCGATACTTCTCAACGCGCAACTTTACGCGCAAGTACGATCTTAGCAACCTGTACGCGGGAAACTTCTTCCAGACGCAGTACGATGATTACGTGAACACGTTGCAGGCGCAGCTGCGTGAATGTGAGAGCGAGCGTGAGTTTGACTGGCTGGTGCAGTGAGTTTGATGGTAgaatgtttgttctttttctttggtaCCCTTAGGTACGCTGAACGAGCTGAATGGAGCACGTAATGCAACCGTGTTTGGTGGTCCGTAGAATGATCGAAAGATGAAGAGGCTGTAAGACGCTTAGCTAGCGGTTAGTTTGCGGAAAGGCTGTACATTTCGATCGTGTTTGGAAGGTgttataaaattaatgaataaattaacatttaagatttgtgatttttgtgaAAGTATCAAACGTGTAATGCGCAGTGTGcgatgaataaaattgaaatgatcTATCATaacattttgttaaatatttaataacattgTACCTTACTAAACACAATACGAAGAGATTACGATCTCTTATTATGTTAACGAATTTAACCAACGTGAATTATTTACTGTTTGAAAATACGAAACTACATTTTAAATCCCCCACGtgattcataattttttaaaggTAACCATAGCAACGATCAATGAAGCACTACAAATGCTTGACGATTAGATACATTTGTACAGCTTCTCCAAGTACAATTTTGAAACCCAACAATTATGACAGTTCTTGTTGCAGTGGCGATGATTACAATACCCAACGAACATAATCATATTAAGCTATTAAAAGGGGGGTTTCCCAGCTGTGTCAGCGTACTACACAAGAAAAATCGTCTTGTTTCCTCGTTTTGGTTTGAATATGCATAAGAATGGcagaacgagaaaaaaatcaagattttttttcatgggAATAGTAGAAATAAACTTCATATCTAGCATATGTGCTGTTTCATTTCCATCGTTCCAATTTGGCATTATGGTTTTCAGGTAATTTGATTCTCATTTCAAATTTAAGTGAGCTATTTACTTTACCAATGGAAGTCCACTTTTAACTCATATCACATTCTTGAACACATTTCTCGTCAAattgtctttttcttttcaccttgTTAGGCTGCTGGTAGTGCTCAGTCGTAGACTATaggcttagctttttttgagcaatttttcaaaattttaaaaattgatttatttggatgcgaattagttggaataagtttctttttactcaaataatgctttaaataaaaaaatgctttaaaaacaactttgaagtcgcgccagaatcgtaaaattattttggaaaattgagctacttttgtcgcgttcgcaaacgcgacaattgcgaTGCGTCTAGTGACGGGATCAGTCAAGGAAATCAAGGGGTGAACAATTATGCCGCTTGGGTATTCAAAATGTGACAGTTCACCGATTGTTTACAGCCATGAGCAGCAgtagaagcagcagcagcagcagcagacagaAGAAAAATCCAATTGTCCGTTTTCTTGATGCGTGTACGCAAAGTTTCACGACAGTCCCGGGCAGCGGTAAAATTACAGATCGTTGTAACATTATTCTTGCATAAGCAAGAACGTATTTCTGGTTCGTTCGTGTGGTAACTGGTGCTTATCGTGTGTGGGCTTAAAATCGGCGTCaagtacagcaaaaaaaaaaatcgggcACGTCCGgctacacttttttttcggtgcaaCGTGCGTGCTTGTAGATATATGAGCgcatgtgagtgtgtgtatgtgctactgtcaaatgtgtgtgtgtgtttctttttagtgCGCTCAGGGAATATATTTCGCGAAAACCCGAAGCAATCCAAGAAAGTCCCTTGCCTACAGTGTTCAGTTCCGACGCGCACTGAAGTATGCACCATTTTGTATTAAGTTGTGTTATTGGAGCGTTCGCGAACGCGTAAGGTGATAAGTAATAGTCGAGTAGCAGCAGTTTTGCACCTTTGATCAGTGGACGGAGAAGTCGGTCTGTGGGTGTGTGCGTGGCCTATTGCGTTTTGCGTTCCCTTTTACCTCCGCTTGGCGAACAGCAGCCCAGTCTGTCCTTCCAATCGTATTGCGAATGACGGGAAAAACGGAACAACCGGCCCTGGCAGTAGGACCATCGTTTCGTGGCGGTTTCAATCGAACGTAGCGTGCGAGAAGAAGCAGcgacgaagaagaaaagcatCGCGCGCGCCACTCGCACCGCGCTTCCGTCTTTTGAGCTTCCGTTGCCTTCGCCTTCGAAGGAGCCACGGCGGCTAGAACGAAAACGGCGTTAATCGAGCAGAAAAGAAGAGTGAAAGTGCGTTGTACACTGGTGGGCAGTACAGGGTGAAGGTGCATAATGTCGGATGTAAAACGCGCCATTGGCGATGTAATGAAAAAGggcggcggtggcggtggtagcGGTTCCAATCCATTCAGTGCCCTATCGGCGTCAGAGTGTTCGGTGTCAGCAGCGACCCTAAATCCCTTCGGTAACAGCGACAAAGATGGCCGAGGGGATCGAACTAATGGGGCAAACGGAAGTGGTGGCAAGGGTGGAAGAAAGTTCCCAACGATACGTCTCGAGATGAACCTCTTCGAACCGACCGCCGACAGTTTTCCGGAGTTTAACTTTTCCAAGCTGATCCACGAAGAACaggtaatttaaaaatacacacatcTATACATTTATGAAGAACGTGGCCATCTTTGTTGTAGGTATGGTCCTTCCGTTTGCTTCGTCCAAACGCGTTTGTCAAATTCTATTTGGGAACGTACTGATTTACCAATCGAAGCTGGCTTTGTTGGATCCTTTCCACTCAAGGCGCAGCAAATGTTCACGCACCTTCGTGCTTAGTCTGGTGCATTTGCTTAATAGCTCCAATAGCaattaaaaagtaaatttttcaATGGAGCATTTTATGCTTATGCGTGTGCGTATGTCGCTCATATTTgtctgttttctgttttcgcgTCAAGCAGGTGTTGCTGGTCCATTGGTTTTTAGTTGTTGCGAATTATGAAGTTTGTGGTTTGCTCGATAGCATTCTACATTTCCCTCCAttcatgattttcttttcggcGCGTGATTTTATTATGCTGTTGCATTTTTGATACAATGGTGTATGTAATAAGGTGGGGATTAAAGATGCACCACACGTCGCCGCATCTTAAAATGCCTTTCCTATTTCATGCAGGGCATAGTGCAAACTGCAGCcctgtttttttacttaatcgATCGGTAGTCCTGTTCTAATTGCGCGAAAGAAGTAGCGAAGAATTATTcccgcatttttttcttttattgttttgcttactGCTCTCATTCTTCTGTTCTCTGGCTGCTCTTGATGTTTTTGATGAATGGCAGTCAATGGCCAACATGTGTGTCAGTGAggtggttgtgtttgtgtgtttcggaAAAAAGGTGCGTTTTGACGTTTAGATGAAAGTTACGTCAAGCGCGTTTAAATTGCTGTCAACtgttattatttgttgtttttttttaaatacagcTTGACCTCAATTATCAAATGATTAGTTAATTAAAGTGAGTTAAAGGCCCGAATTATTGGCAGAAAGATAATCTAATTAAATGTAATAGAACTGCGgatacaaccaaaaacaaatacatgaTCCTTTCTGATACCCCGAATGTTCGGATATATTCTAGTCGAAAATGGTGTAAAGTATCGTAAAtgggaaaagtgaaaaaaaagttagccAACACTTTCATCTAAACACAATGATACGTTCGACAATTATTCGATTTAATAGCTGCTAGTCACCAGACGAGATTTAAACGGTTTAGATCATaacttttaagtttttttacgATGCCTGTCGTGGCGTTTTGtaggaaaaagaggaaaacccATCAACGAATGTATCGTTGGGATgttaaattgatataaaacttgttttattgttgttccTACTTCCTGATAGATTcctgatgtatttttttgctttcctttttttacagaaACGTCTTAAAAAGGcacagaagaaacaaatcgaTAGAACATCCAATGGATTCCTATCGGATCCGGATATGGATGTTGAAGTCGAACGAATGGCTAAAGAGTTGGAGAGAAAGTATGGTATGGGGTCAGAATATGCCACCAAGGGCAAAACAGCCCGTCCGACCAAGCTGGATTATTATGATCGTGGTGCGGGCTACGACGAGGAAGATTCCTTCATCGATAATTCTGAAGCGGTAAgggcagtttttttaaatttcagatTTCAAATAGTTCGTTTACTTATCATGTTTCTGTGCTCCTTAGTACGACGAACTCATACCGCAGGAAGTGGAAACCGTCGGTGGTGGATTTTACATAAACTCGGGGCAGTTGGAATTTAAGCAGCTGTCCAACTTCGAGCGTCCGGAAGATGCACAACGCATGCCGAAACCGAAGAAACGTGCTCTTTCAACATCGTCCGAAAGCAGTGATGAAGAGGAACCAGctggagagaaaaagaaatcgaCGCAAAGCGTTCCGCAAGCGCAGAAAGTGCAGGCGGAAAAGTCGGCTACACTGACGGAAAGCCAGCAAAATCGACCAGAGGCTGTAGAGCACGATAAAGGAACCGTATCGGTTGTCGTATCGAGTGAACCAACTGTTGCTGTACTGGAAGATGAAAAATCTCGTCTAAATGGTCATGTCgcgaagaagcaaaagatgGTAGATAATGGGCCAATTGGAGTGGATCAGAAAGCAAAACCTTCGGCCGGTGGTGAGtctgggaaggaaaaaacaaatggcGTGAAAGCTAAATCATCAACCAGTGTCAGTGCCGTAGCGAGTGTGACCACAGCAGGAAGTGTGGACAGTAgtaaaaaggaggaaaatggTGGTGTGAAAGAATTGAAGACCACCACCGTGAAGGATATGTTGCGGGCCAAGCGGGATAGTTTGCGAAAAATGGAACAGGAGAAGAAAGGTCGTAGCAGTGGTTCGAGTCGCGTTTCCAGCTCGGAAGCGGAAGAggatggcgatggtggtggagATGAGGAGGACGAGGACGAAGAAAACGGCGAGggtgatgatgaggatgaagaGGAAGACGAAGTGTACGGATTAGAGGAAGTTGGAAGTGATAAAAATTCGCGCGAATCTGGTTCGGACGTGGATATGGTGTCGGACAGTGGGAGCAGCCATAAGAGTGAAAAGAACGCAAGGGGGAAAGTGATGCAGTCGGTAAGCAGCACTGGAACGGTGGCAACGAATGGAACGGTCGACAGTGAGGGACGTGCGGTTGTAGCACCGAGCGGACCACAACAGCCTTCCAAGGAACGGAAACAGAAGGACTGCAAgctgccagaagatattcccGACCAGCTGCGCAAGGATGTGGACGCATTGAAGGAACAGGCGCGTGCTGTGCCCGGCAATGGAAAGTTAAACTTCTTCGAAAACAAGATAGCGGACCTACTGATACGGATCGACGATAGTGCACGTTCCAGCATTggttccagcaaaaaaaatgcgatcTTTCGTCACCTGGAGGCGCAGCTGTCGATAAGCCGTCAGTCTCTTCAGTTAAAGCTGAAAAAGATTCGCATACGAAAGCTTGAAAACAAGTCGAAATCGGTACTTTCGAAACTAGAGGATGTCATTACCGATACGATGCCTGCGGTTTTAGCTAAGCATCAGCTAGACTGTACGAAGGTGAACGATTTGCGAGTAGCAGCAGCTGCCGCTGCACAAGCCGCCACTTCACTGCCAAATGGGGAGAAAAGCGATACCCCACCAAACCCAACTCCACAGATAAGAAatccaaagaaaaaatactCCTGGAATGAGCGATCGCGCAATCTGCTCTGGGAGCTGTACAACATCCGCCTGCAAACGTACGCACTGGTGCGGCCCCGCAACCAAACGGAGGAAGAAGTGGTGGCCGAGTATTTGCGCACCAAAGTAGTGCCACTGTGGCCGAAAGGTTGGATACGCTACGAGGACATCCACAAGGAGTTGGATCGGCGGAAAAAGGCACTGGCGAAGAGTCAGGGCAACACCACCGTTGCGGCACAGAATTCCACGGGGAAAAAATCCACACCTACCGGTTCGCCTCTCCTATCGCCCGGATCGATAGTCGACGCAGCGCTACTGACCGGTAACAGTATAAACGGTACGAAAGCGCCAGATGGCTATGTTCCGCCCCGATCGTCCACACCGTCGAGTGTAAAGTCGACCAACAGTAAGGGAGGCATGGATGTGGAGAAGGGTTCCGGTTCCGTGAACAACGCAACACATCACTCACCAATCACGGTGCAGCCGACTGCCGCTAGTATGTCGCCCAACTCTTCCTTTAAGCGTACCTCGGACCATAGCATTACAAACATAATGAACTCACCGCCACCGCCAGTGGAGAAGCAATCCGGCGAGCAACGTCGCTCGTTCGATGCGATCGACCAATCGCCGATTACATTTGCCAGCATGGACGGTCAGTCCGGGCTGGGTAAAGATAGTCTGAAACGATCGCCTGTCACGCCTGTATCGATCAACCTGTCGCCCGGCGAACGAAGACACCCATTGGCATCGCCAGACCGGCAGAGATGGAACAGCCGGGAGGATGATAGCGATAGTAGCATTGAGATAATCGCGGAATATAACGTTCCCAGGGCTGGTACGGCAATGTCCTTACAATCCGGTGCCAATCTATCCGCTTCCGTGAGCGTGCTTCAGCCGACAGCAACACCACTGCCCGGTGCTACGGCCAATCTGCCTGTTTTGAATaaagaaaagtataaaaacTTAATCGCAGGAAAGCATAAGACGCACGGCGGCAGTGGTAGCAGCGCTGGCTCAAGTCCGATCACCGCTGGTGACATTGTGTCGCCGGCAATGGGCAGTGGAAAGTACTCGAAACACTCACCGGTAGCTGGAGGGCATGGTAATGTTGCTTCGTGCGGCATCATTGGATTTGCGGCACCATCCGGTAATGTCAGTGGCAATATGTTACTTTCCGATGTGATCGGTGCTGGTGGAGGAGGAAGCGTCCGGTTGAAGGATACACCACCGCCCCTCGACGTTGACCAGATAATGAAGGATCTCAAGGAATTACAGGTAGTGGCTGTGTGACGATCATTCAAGATGATCGTGCTATGCTAATGTgtgatttcatttcatttttagaaacaacaaaatgttgGTGGTACGAACCGAAAATCAGACAGCACAGCGTTACagtcgcaacagcagcatggTAAGTAGCAATGGGGAAGTAATATTACATTTCTTGGTTTACCTTAACAACCCTAAAAGTCCCCATCCATCCTCAAAAAGAtgtgaatgaagaaaattgagCAATTGTATTCTTTCTCTCATTCACATCCAAGTGCAACAAGTTCCACTGGCGCAGTTCATACCACGATCGTAAACGGGGTTTACGGTATGGACCAATTCCAGATGCAAAGCGTGGAACCGTTAAGGGAAGACCACATAGACATTTGTAAAGCAAAGGTGTGGAATTTGTGACGACATTATCGATGTAATGTGTTGATTATTGTTTGCATTTCATCGCTTCTTACTAATGCTCATGTAAAGGAATTGTCCACGAAAGCTGTTTGCATGAATAGTTTGGAAttgcaatgaaatatttatattacttCCTCATCCTAGTTTTtggttgtaattttatttcgtcgttttctttttgttctacATTCCCAATCCATCCTTCACTGATTGTGTTTACttgcgtttgtttcgtttctttgttCTATCctcaatttatgttttccttaCTGAAATTGGCTACGCCCACACCGTTCCTTCCAGAAGTAGCAGCAACGGCATCCACgataccagcagcagcatcgggGAATGTTGTTGCCGACTACTTTATCGACTGTGATATGGATGAGGACGATATTCTCTTCGCCACGAACTACACGTACAGTGGTGGACACAAGAACTGAACGAGCAAATGCCGTCCAGCAATACACTGAACGTTTGCCCAAGCATATTACATTGATCGGTTTTCAAACGTTCTAACCTTTGGAAAGGTAAACGAAAGACATCTTTCTAAACGGTTCGGCAAAGGTTCCTGTTTCAATGTAACACGGCGTtcgattgaaaattattttctttctttggtccaattaatttgtaatcacattgtaattaaaatattatcattTTCCTCTCGCAAATGTTGGTGTCCTTGTTGTTGTGTTAACTGCAATTCCTCTTCCACATATCTCTCCAGTGCATCTACACACCATCAACATCAAATGCACGCATATAACACATGCTAGTCATTCGGGTGTttattagagatgagaataacaattcTTTcaagtgagttgaaacgaaacgtttgatacacatgagttgaatttttaattttttttattattttttattcttttttttcatttaaagtattgtttgagtgaaaagaagcataTATCAACcaattggtattaaaataagtcaatttttaaaattttgctaaatttcccaaaaaagcaaggctaaccccttagga
Proteins encoded in this window:
- the LOC125766392 gene encoding ubinuclein-2 isoform X2, encoding MSDVKRAIGDVMKKGGGGGGSGSNPFSALSASECSVSAATLNPFGNSDKDGRGDRTNGANGSGGKGGRKFPTIRLEMNLFEPTADSFPEFNFSKLIHEEQKRLKKAQKKQIDRTSNGFLSDPDMDVEVERMAKELERKYGMGSEYATKGKTARPTKLDYYDRGAGYDEEDSFIDNSEAYDELIPQEVETVGGGFYINSGQLEFKQLSNFERPEDAQRMPKPKKRALSTSSESSDEEEPAGEKKKSTQSVPQAQKVQAEKSATLTESQQNRPEAVEHDKGTVSVVVSSEPTVAVLEDEKSRLNGHVAKKQKMVDNGPIGVDQKAKPSAGGESGKEKTNGVKAKSSTSVSAVASVTTAGSVDSSKKEENGGVKELKTTTVKDMLRAKRDSLRKMEQEKKGRSSGSSRVSSSEAEEDGDGGGDEEDEDEENGEGDDEDEEEDEVYGLEEVGSDKNSRESGSDVDMVSDSGSSHKSEKNARGKVMQSVSSTGTVATNGTVDSEGRAVVAPSGPQQPSKERKQKDCKLPEDIPDQLRKDVDALKEQARAVPGNGKLNFFENKIADLLIRIDDSARSSIGSSKKNAIFRHLEAQLSISRQSLQLKLKKIRIRKLENKSKSVLSKLEDVITDTMPAVLAKHQLDCTKVNDLRVAAAAAAQAATSLPNGEKSDTPPNPTPQIRNPKKKYSWNERSRNLLWELYNIRLQTYALVRPRNQTEEEVVAEYLRTKVVPLWPKGWIRYEDIHKELDRRKKALAKSQGNTTVAAQNSTGKKSTPTGSPLLSPGSIVDAALLTGNSINGTKAPDGYVPPRSSTPSSVKSTNSKGGMDVEKGSGSVNNATHHSPITVQPTAASMSPNSSFKRTSDHSITNIMNSPPPPVEKQSGEQRRSFDAIDQSPITFASMDGQSGLGKDSLKRSPVTPVSINLSPGERRHPLASPDRQRWNSREDDSDSSIEIIAEYNVPRAGTAMSLQSGANLSASVSVLQPTATPLPGATANLPVLNKEKYKNLIAGKHKTHGGSGSSAGSSPITAGDIVSPAMGSGKYSKHSPVAGGHGNVASCGIIGFAAPSGNVSGNMLLSDVIGAGGGGSVRLKDTPPPLDVDQIMKDLKELQKQQNVGGTNRKSDSTALQSQQQHVAATASTIPAAASGNVVADYFIDCDMDEDDILFATNYTYSGGHKN
- the LOC125766392 gene encoding ubinuclein-2 isoform X3, which codes for MSDVKRAIGDVMKKGGGGGGSGSNPFSALSASECSVSAATLNPFGNSDKDGRGDRTNGANGSGGKGGRKFPTIRLEMNLFEPTADSFPEFNFSKLIHEEQKRLKKAQKKQIDRTSNGFLSDPDMDVEVERMAKELERKYGMGSEYATKGKTARPTKLDYYDRGAGYDEEDSFIDNSEAYDELIPQEVETVGGGFYINSGQLEFKQLSNFERPEDAQRMPKPKKRALSTSSESSDEEEPAGEKKKSTQSVPQAQKVQAEKSATLTESQQNRPEAVEHDKGTVSVVVSSEPTVAVLEDEKSRLNGHVAKKQKMVDNGPIGVDQKAKPSAGGESGKEKTNGVKAKSSTSVSAVASVTTAGSVDSSKKEENGGVKELKTTTVKDMLRAKRDSLRKMEQEKKGRSSGSSRVSSSEAEEDGDGGGDEEDEDEENGEGDDEDEEEDEVYGLEEVGSDKNSRESGSDVDMVSDSGSSHKSEKNARGKVMQSVSSTGTVATNGTVDSEGRAVVAPSGPQQPSKERKQKDCKLPEDIPDQLRKDVDALKEQARAVPGNGKLNFFENKIADLLIRIDDSARSSIGSSKKNAIFRHLEAQLSISRQSLQLKLKKIRIRKLENKSKSVLSKLEDVITDTMPAVLAKHQLDCTKVNDLRVAAAAAAQAATSLPNGEKSDTPPNPTPQIRNPKKKYSWNERSRNLLWELYNIRLQTYALVRPRNQTEEEVVAEYLRTKVVPLWPKGWIRYEDIHKELDRRKKALAKSQGNTTVAAQNSTGKKSTPTGSPLLSPGSIVDAALLTGNSINGTKAPDGYVPPRSSTPSSVKSTNSKGGMDVEKGSGSVNNATHHSPITVQPTAASMSPNSSFKRTSDHSITNIMNSPPPPVEKQSGEQRRSFDAIDQSPITFASMDGQSGLGKDSLKRSPVTPVSINLSPGERRHPLASPDRQRWNSREDDSDSSIEIIAEYNVPRAGTAMSLQSGANLSASVSVLQPTATPLPGATANLPVLNKEKYKNLIAGKHKTHGGSGSSAGSSPITAGDIVSPAMGSGKYSKHSPVAGGHGNVASCGIIGFAAPSGNVSGNMLLSDVIGAGGGGSVRLKDTPPPLDVDQIMKDLKELQKQQNVGGTNRKSDSTALQSQQQHVQQVPLAQFIPRS
- the LOC125766392 gene encoding ubinuclein-2 isoform X4 — encoded protein: MSDVKRAIGDVMKKGGGGGGSGSNPFSALSASECSVSAATLNPFGNSDKDGRGDRTNGANGSGGKGGRKFPTIRLEMNLFEPTADSFPEFNFSKLIHEEQKRLKKAQKKQIDRTSNGFLSDPDMDVEVERMAKELERKYGMGSEYATKGKTARPTKLDYYDRGAGYDEEDSFIDNSEAYDELIPQEVETVGGGFYINSGQLEFKQLSNFERPEDAQRMPKPKKRALSTSSESSDEEEPAGEKKKSTQSVPQAQKVQAEKSATLTESQQNRPEAVEHDKGTVSVVVSSEPTVAVLEDEKSRLNGHVAKKQKMVDNGPIGVDQKAKPSAGGESGKEKTNGVKAKSSTSVSAVASVTTAGSVDSSKKEENGGVKELKTTTVKDMLRAKRDSLRKMEQEKKGRSSGSSRVSSSEAEEDGDGGGDEEDEDEENGEGDDEDEEEDEVYGLEEVGSDKNSRESGSDVDMVSDSGSSHKSEKNARGKVMQSVSSTGTVATNGTVDSEGRAVVAPSGPQQPSKERKQKDCKLPEDIPDQLRKDVDALKEQARAVPGNGKLNFFENKIADLLIRIDDSARSSIGSSKKNAIFRHLEAQLSISRQSLQLKLKKIRIRKLENKSKSVLSKLEDVITDTMPAVLAKHQLDCTKVNDLRVAAAAAAQAATSLPNGEKSDTPPNPTPQIRNPKKKYSWNERSRNLLWELYNIRLQTYALVRPRNQTEEEVVAEYLRTKVVPLWPKGWIRYEDIHKELDRRKKALAKSQGNTTVAAQNSTGKKSTPTGSPLLSPGSIVDAALLTGNSINGTKAPDGYVPPRSSTPSSVKSTNSKGGMDVEKGSGSVNNATHHSPITVQPTAASMSPNSSFKRTSDHSITNIMNSPPPPVEKQSGEQRRSFDAIDQSPITFASMDGQSGLGKDSLKRSPVTPVSINLSPGERRHPLASPDRQRWNSREDDSDSSIEIIAEYNVPRAGTAMSLQSGANLSASVSVLQPTATPLPGATANLPVLNKEKYKNLIAGKHKTHGGSGSSAGSSPITAGDIVSPAMGSGKYSKHSPVAGGHGNVASCGIIGFAAPSGNVSGNMLLSDVIGAGGGGSVRLKDTPPPLDVDQIMKDLKELQKQQNVGGTNRKSDSTALQSQQQHDRSDKKKMAA